DNA from Stutzerimonas decontaminans:
CTCCCTGGCGTGCGCGCAGCATTCTGCTGATGACCATCAGCCTGCTATTCCCATCGACGTCCCTGCAGGCGGCGCAAACCCTGACGCTGCTCACCTGGGAGGAATACCTCAGCGAAGCGGTGATCGAGCGCTGGCAGGCGGAAACCGGCGTCGAGATCAGACAGGTGTATTTCGACAGCGGTGACAAACGCGACGAAATCCTCGCCAAACCCGACCACCAGATCGACGTGGCGCTGACCGAGCTGATCAGCGCGACCCGCTTCGGCGCCCGTGGGCTGTTGCAGCCGCTGGACGCACCGGACCTGGCCGAGCTGCACAACACAGCGCCGCGCTGGCGCGACAGCTGCGGCCCCTACAGCGTGCCGTACCTGTGGGGCACGCTCGGCATCGCCTATCGCAGCGACCGCATCGAACAGGCGCCGCGCTCCTGGGCGGACCTACTGAAACCGGCCCGGCCGGACGAACCGCACATCATCATGACGGAAGATCACGAGGACATCCTCGCCGGCCCGCTGATCCTGCTCGGGCACTCGATCAACAGCGCGCACACCGACGAACTCAAGGCCGCCTTCGAGCTGCTCAAAGCGCAATCCGAAGCCGTACTGACCTACGAATACGTGATCACCGCGCTGCGCAGCCGGCGGCATCTCGATCGGGCCGATATGGCGCTGGCCTACAGCGGCGACCAGCAGGTGCTCAACGAGGTGGAAGGCGTGCAGGGCGAACCCTGGCGCTACGTGGTGCCCGAAGAAGGCACCCTGCTCTGGGTCGACTGCCTGTCGGTACCGAGCATCGCCCGCGACAAGGCGCTGGCCTATCGTTTCCTGAGGTTCCTCAACCGGCCGGACATTGCTGCGCTGAACGCTGCCGAACTGGGCGTCGCCACCCCGAACACCGCCGCTCAAGCGCTGCTGCCCGCCGAGGTCCGCCAGGACCGGACCATCTATCCCGCCGAGGAGGTGCTTGCACGCAGCCAGGTCTACGAGACGCGACCGCTGGAAGCCACGCAAACCCGGCGGCGCATCATCAGCGCCTTGATCAACGCCCATGACGCTCGGTAAACGCGCGCTGCTGGTGATCTTCCCGGTCATTCTGATCATCCAGCTCGTCGCCTCGACCGCCGCCTACCGGACTCAGCGCGCCTCGCTGCTGGGGCTGGAACAGGCACGTCTGGAGCAGCAGCTGCTGGCGTTGCAGTCGGCCTATCTCGACTACGAGGCGTTCAACCGCAGCGTGCTCTACTCGATCATGGATAGCGAAGCGCTGCTGCTGTTCCTGCGGGAGTCGGACACGGCGTTTCGCAACGAGACGCTCGGGCTGCGCATTCAGCAGAGCATCCGCTCGCTGTCCAACACCAAGCTCTCGTTCGTGTCCTTTGCCGTGCTGCAGCCGAACGGCGAGCTGGCCTACTACTTCGAAAGCAGCCTGTCGCCGTTCGCGACGATGAATTCGGCTCAGCAGCAGATCATTGCCGAGGCCAGGCGCTCGTCGCGGTCCGGGGCCACACGCTACGTCGAGCAGGCCGATGGTGGGCCGCTGCTGCTCGACACCGATTTCATCCTGCCGGCCTCCGGCAGCCGCCCGCTGCCGAGCCAGCGCGGTGAAGCCTTTGCCTTGCAACTGGCGGTGCGTCCGGAGCGATTCATCAAGCTCAAGCGCAGCCTGGAGGAAGAATATGGCGCCGCGGTCGAGATCGCAGTGCGGCAGCTGCCGGTCGAGTCGGGGCTGTCAGCCGCAATCTCGCTTTCCCGAGCCATGCACGCGCGGCTGACGCCGGCAGCGGCCTATACCGCCGAGCGCCTGCAGAGCCTGGCGCTGGCGTTCATCGCCGGCGGCGCGCTGATCTGCCTGGTGTCCATCGGCCTGCTGCTGTGGCTGATCCGCCGTTACGTCACCGCCCCCATCAGCCAGCTGGATGACCAGCTCACCGATCTGCTGCAGTGCAAGCGCACTGCACTCGACGAGCCCACCGACGGCGGCGAGATCGGCCGCCTGACGATCAACATGAAGACGCTGCACGAACGCAACACCGATGCACTGGAGCGAATCCAGATCATGTCCTGGACCGACAGCCTGACGCAGATCAGCAACCGCGCGCACTTCGGGGTGCTGGCCAACGCCATGTACGAGCGCTGCCTGCACGCGCGCAAGCACCTGGCGCTGCTGTTCCTCGATCTGGACAACTTCAAGCAGGTCAACGACCAGAACGGCCATGACGCCGGCGATACCCTGTTGCGCATCTTCGCCCAGCGTGTCCGCGGGCTGCTCAAGCGCCATCAGCTGGAGCATGCGCAGACGGAGGTGGCCTTTGCACGGCTGTCCGGCGACGAGTTTGCCATCCTGCTGCTGACCGATGCCGGCGACGATGGGCTCGCTGAGCTATGCGAGGCGCTGCTCGGCCTGTGTCGCGGCGGCTTCCGCCTGGAAGACCGCCTCTATCCGGTCGGCGTCAGCATCGGCACCGCCCGCTATCCGGACGATGCGGATTCGATCACCCAGCTGCTCACTCGCGCCGATACCGCCATGTACCAGGCCAAGGCCGAAGGCAAGAGCAAGGCGGTGGCTTTCAGCAGCGAACTGGAAGAACGCAACGAGCGCATCCGCCTGATCGAGGACCAGCTGCGCACGCTGGACGGCGACGACCAGCTGCGGCTGGTCTACATGCCAGCGCTCAACCGCGACGGTGCGGTGGTCAGTTGCGAGGTGCTGCTGCGCTGGCATTCGCCGGTGCTGGGTACGGTATCGCCCGGCGAATTCATTCCCATCGCCGAGCGCGCCGGACTTCATACAAGGATCGACAACTGGGTCATCGACCACGCGTTGGCGGAATACCCGAAGCTGGTGCAGCTGTTCGGCACGGAGGTCATCCTGGCGATCAACGTATCGTCCGCGCAGCTCACGGATGACCGCATCTGCCGTTATCTGCTCGAGCGTGCCGCCCATCACGGCGTCGCACCGGGCAGGATCGAGATCGAGCTGACGGAAACCTACGCCGCCGAACTCTGTGCCGGCACCATGGACGTGGTGCAGGCGATCCGGCGCGCCGGCTTTCGCGTCGCCATCGACGATTTCGGCGTCGGCTATACCTCGATCCAGCAATTGCTCGAATACCCGGCCGACACCATCAAGCTCGACATGGCGATCATCACCCGTCTGACACAGCCGGACATGCAGCAGAGCCTGAGCGCCCTCGTCGCGTTCTGCCATGCGCAGGGCAGGCGCGTGAATGCCGAAGGCGTAGACACGATGGACAAACAGTCGGCGCTGCTGCAGGCCGGCTGTGACCTGTTCCAGGGCTACCTGATCTCGCCACCCCGCTCGCTCGCCGCGCTGGAAGACTGGATGGCAGTGCGCAACCGCGTCCAGGGCGCGCTGCGCCTGGAGCCACTGCCGCAGTCCGGCTGAGCGGCTGAGCGGCTCAGCCTGTTTGGCGAGCCCGGCCGCATCTGACGATACAGCAGATCCCAGCATCCGTAAGAAGCCGCCTGCGACAAGGTATCGCAACCAGCGGTCGGCGCGGGTGTAAGGCGGATACAGGGCCAAGGCTGATCTACGCTGCAAAGGTAGTTCCTCAATCATCGAGACCTTCGCCATGGACAAGACGCGCGACAAGCTGCTGCAACCCGAACACCACGACCCCTATCTGAAGGCCTGGCATCAGCGCAGCGACACCCTCTGCCCGCAGTGCGGCGCCGCCTACCAGGCCGGACGCTGGACCTGGCACGGCCTGGTGGACGCCAGCACTGCCCAGGAAGCGGTATGCCCGGCCTGCCAGCGCATCGCCGAAAACGTGCCGGCAGGGACGATCAGCCTGCGCGGTGCCTTCATCAAAGCCCACGCCGACGACCTCTGCGGGCTGATCCGCAACACCGAGGAAAAGGAGAAAAGCGAACATCCCCTCGAGCGACTGATGGCCATCAGCGACGAACCCGACGGGCTGCGCGTGACCACCACCGGCCTGCACTTGGCGCAGCGCATTGGCCACGCGTTGGAAGCCGCCTATGACGGCGAGCTGAAGATCCACTACGACGGCGAGGAGTATTACGTCGACGTGCACTGGCAGCGCGATTGACGCCAACGGGTCGCGGCGGTGCAACGCCGCCCGGTCCCGATCAGCAGGGTTGTGGCGGCAGGCAGCCGGCCGCCACTTGGCCGCTGGCCGCCAGCAAGCGCAGATACTCGTCATAGCGATAGGTCGGCCCGTCGACGCAGGCATAGCTGCTGCCGATGTAGCAGTGCCCGCACAGGCCCACGCCGCAATGCATACGCCGCTCCAGCGACAGCCAGACCCGACTGGCCGGCAAGTGGTGGTCGACGCAGCGGCGCGCCACGGCCAGCATCAACGCCTCCGGCCCACAACAGAACACTCGTGCCGGCGCCGTATCTGAGGTCAGCGCCAGCTGCAGCGCGTCCAGCGGATTGCCCTGCTCCACGCCGTCATCGTCCTGATCCAGCGTCTCGATCAGCGTCAGCCGCTGGCGCCAGCGCGTGCGCTCGCGCGCCAGTACCTGATAGGCGCGCGAGCGCGCCGCGTAGATCAGCTGCACGTCGCCGGCAGCGCCATCGATCAGCCCAGCCAGCGGCGCCAGGCCGCAGCCGCCGGCCACCAGCAACAGTCGCTCGCCAAACCCGGGCGACGGCCAGCCGCGGCCGAACGGCCCGCGATAGCCGAGCACGGCCCCCGGCGCGAGGGCGAACAGCGCGGCGGTGAGGGTCCCGGTCTGGCGGATCAGCGCGCTGAACCGCCCGGCGGCGTCCGGCTGGCTGACGTAGGTGAAGGCCGCCTCACCCACGCCGGGCACGGTCAGCATGAAGAACTGCCCGGGCGCTACCAGCGACTGGTCGCCCCGTGGCTCGATGGCGAAGGTGAAATGCCGCGCCGCCTCGCCATCGGCGTAGGCCTCGAGCAGGCGCATCGGGCGGGGCGTCAGGCTGATCATGGCTGGCCGATTCTCCTCATCACCTGGTGCACGCCAATGCCACCAGGGCACACCGCATCACAGCGCCCGCAGCCGACGCAGCCGTCGCGGCCGAAGCGCTGGCGGAAATCCTCGCCGAACTTGTGATACCAGAAGCGCTGCACGCGCTGACCCGGCGTGGCACTGGGGTTGTGGCCACTGGCCTCCTTCTGGAAGCCCTGGTAGAGGCAGGAATCCCAGACTCGCTCCTGCCTGCTGCCACCCGCAGCCTCGGCCTGCACGAAGGGCGCGAAACAGGAACAGGTCGGGCATACCGAGGTACAGCCGGAGCAGCCCAGGCAGCGTAGGCCGAGCGCTTCCCAGGTCTGGCTGTCCACCGTTTCACCATTGAGCGCCGCACAGCCCAAGGCGAGATCGGCCTGTTCGCCCTGCTCGGCGGCCACCTGCAAAGCCTGTGCGCTGCGCTGCTGCACCCAGTCCGCCGGCGCGATTGCCAAGGCCAGCCCGACGAGCGCCTGGGCACCACGTTCGGAGGCGACCAGCAGCAGCCAGCGTTGCGCCAGCGGACAGAGAATCAGGTCGGCTGTCTGCGACCGCACCTCCGGGCCGCTGTCCATGATTGCGCAGAAGCCGTACCGGCAGCTCTGCGGGCAATCGACGCCGACCAGCAGGGTCGCCGCGCGGCGTGCCTGGTAATGCGCATCGGCGGCGAAGAAGCGATCCTGGTAGGCCAACGCGGTCAGATCGCAGGCCTGCAGGCCGAACAGCACCTGCGGGTGAACCTCGGGCAGCAGCGGGATGAACTGGCCGTTCTCGTAGCGAAACAACGCCTCACGCTCGGCGAAGAAGAACGCCTTGGCCGAGAATGGCGGTGGCTCGCCCGGAGCCGCGAACGGCCGTGGATCGCCAGGCGCCAGCGCCTGCCAACGCAGCGCGCCCTGTGCATCCGGCAGCGGCTGGTAAAGCAGACGCTCACGGGCGAGGTGCGCGCGCAACCGCTCGGGGCTATCCAGCTCATAGGCCTGCATGGTCGGCCTCCCGCGGTCGTTCCAGCTCGATGCGCGGCGCTTGGCCGGGCGCAAGCGGGGTCAGCGCCACCGCGCAAGCCTTGAGCTCCGGCATGTGGCTGATCGGGTCCTGAGCGCTGTTGGTCAGCCGGTTACAGGGCGCCTCGCGGAAGTGATAGGGCATGGCAACGGTGCCCGGCGGCACGTCGTCGGTGAGGTGCGCGCGGGTCTCCAGCGCGCCGCGGCGCGACGCCACGCGTACCCCCTGCGCCTCGCCAAGCCCCAGTCGTACGGCATCCTGCGGGTGGATGAACAGCAGCCCGGCAGGGATCTCGCGCTCGAGCAGCGGTGATTTGCGCGTCATCGCCCCGCCGCCGTAGTGAAAGTGCAGGCGCTGGGTAGTGAAGCAGAACGGATAGTCGGCATCCGGACATTCATCCGGCTCGACCTGCGAAACGGGTAACAGCTGCGCCCGCCCACGCGGGAAGCATTGCCGATGGAGAATCGCCGTACCGTCGGGATGCTCGGCATCGCACGGCCATTGCAGCCCCCCGCACTGCGCCAGACGCGCGTGGCTGATGGCGCTGAAGATCGGCGACAGCGCGGCCATCTCGGCGAACACTGCCTCGGCATCAGCCCAGCGCATGCCGTCATAGCCCATGCGCTCGGCCAACGCGGCGAGAATCTGCCAGTCCGCACGCGCCTGCCCCGGCGGCTCGATGGCCTTGCGCAGCAGCTGCATACGCCGCTCGCAGTTGCTGAAGGTGCCGTCCTTCTCGGCGAACGACGCGGCGGGCAGCACCACGTCGGCATAGCGCGCGGTTTCGCTCATGGTCAGCTCAACCACCACCAGGAAGTCCAGTGCCTGCAGCGCGCGGGCCAGCTTGTGCTGGTCCGGATCGGTGATTACCAACTCCTCGCCGAGCACCATCAGCGCGCGAAAATCGCCGCTCAGCGCCGCCTCGCTCATGCCCAGCGAGGTCAGCCCGGGCGCCGGCGGCTGCGCCACGCCCCAGGCGCGGGCGAATTTCGCGCGTATCGCCGCGTCGGCAACCTTCTGGTAGCCGGGGTACACGTCCGGCAGGCAGCCCATGTCGCAGGCGCCCTGCACGTTGTTCTGCCCACGCAGCGGATTGACCCCGCTGCCCGGCCGGCCGAGCTGACCGCAGACCAGCGCCAGGTCGGCCACCGCGATGACATTGTGGGTGCCGCTCTGGAACTGAGTGATGCCCATGCCGTAGGCGATGAAGGCACGCTGCGCCTGGCTGTAGGCCCGTGCCAGCTCGATCAGCGCCAGCACCGGCACGCCGGTCTGCGCGCTGGTGATTTCCGGAGTGAGGTCGCGTACATGGGCGCGCAGCGCTGCCTCGTTGTCGCAGCGGCAGGCGAGGAACTCGCGGTCCTCCCAGCCGTTGGCGAAGATGATGTGCAGCAGTCCGTTGAGCAGCGCGATGTTGCTACCCACGCGCAGCTGCACGTGCTGGTCGGCCAGCCGCGCCAGCCGGGTGCGCCGCGGGTCGACGACGATCAGCCGGGCGCCGCGGGCCTGCGCCCGCAGCATGCGCGCACCGATCATTGCGTGGTTCTCGGTAACGTCGGCGCCGATCACCAGAATCAGCTCGGCCTCGTCGATATCGGCAATGGAGTTGGTCATAGCGCCAGAGCCCAGCGTACGGCTCAGACCGGCTACCGAGGGGCTGTGGCAGATGCGCGCGCAGTGATCGATGTTGGCGGTGCCAAGCACCGCGCGCGCGAACTTCTGCGCGGCGTAGTTATCCTCGTTGGTGGCGTGGGCGCAGCTGATGACCCCGACCGCGGCCGGCCCGGCGGCATCCAGCGCAGCGCGGAATTCACTCGCGACCAGTGCAAGCGCTTCCTCCCAGCTGGCTTCGCGGAACCGCCCATGCTCCTTGATCAGCGGCATGTGCAGGCGATTGCCAGCGTCGATGGCAAATCCGCTGGCCCAACCCTTGGCACACAGCTGCCCGGCACTGACCGGATGCCCCGGCTGCGGCTCCACACCCACCACGCGGCCACCTTCGACGCGCAGGCCGAGCCCGCAGCCGACGCCGCAGAACGTGCATATGCTCGGCACCACCTGCATGAGAATCCTCCCTGGCTACCCCTGGCGGCGAAACCGCATCCGCCGATCAGTAGCGCACCTCGGAAACACGATAGACGCGCCGCGGCGGCCCGAACACCTCCTCCATCTGCGCACGGCTGAGCGGCAGGGTCAGCAGCTCGGTCGCAGCGGGCGCGGCGACCTGCGGGTAGAAGCGTTCATCGCGCAGCCGCGAGACCAGACTGACATACACCAGCCGTCCCTGGCGGAAACTCACATAGATGCCGCCGCCCTGGTAATTGTCATCCTGGCGCGCCTTCTCCTTGACGATCTCCGGCCACTGCGGCGGAGGTTCCCACGCCGGCAGGTAGCGGGCGACGAATTCCGGGCGCAGCGCGCCTATCGCCACCAGCGGCGCCTGCTCGGCCAGCTTGATCTGCGCGGCGAGCACACGGGCATCGGTTTTCTTCTGCAGATCGATCCAGACCATGGTGTAACGCGGCTCTGACGACTCGCGCAGCGATTCGCTGAAGGCGGTCAACGGACCGTTCTCCATACGCCAGATATTGGCGCAGCCGCTCAGAACGAGACACAGAAGAATCAGCGCGATCCGCATAGCATGCACCTCCACCGCCCGACCACCCGCGCCGGCGCAGTCGACCGACAAGCGGCGCCGCGCACGAACAGCGTGTTACTGCCTGGAGCATAGCCAACCGCCAGCATTTGACGGAGTCGAGCTCTGCGCTCCGCAGTCGCAGCCGGCCAGCCCCGCGCTGCAAGCCGGTTCAGCGATCAGATGATTTCTTCTCCAGCCGCACCCGCCGGATTGGCGCGCGTCGGCATGGCGAGGATCTCCGGCACCACCTCGCGGGCGAACACATCGTGCAGCCGGTGCAGCTCGGCGAACGGATCAGGATGATGATCGACGCGGATGTCCCACAGCGGATATTGCTCCTGGTCGACCACATACACCGTTGCCGACGACTCGCCATGGCGATCGCCGCCCTGCGCATCGCCGGCCGCGAGCGCGGCCATCAGGCGCTCCACCAGTGGCAGATGCGCGCTGCCGACATAGGCCTCGCAGGCGGCCTCCAGCACCTCGCGTCCCTTCAGCCGGTTGCCCTGCACGCAGAACTGCTCGCCGGCGATGGAGCCGGCCCAGGGCAGACAGCGCTCACCGGTCCAGCAGGCGGTACGGCCCTGGTTGTCGACGACCGCGCACTGGCGCAGCTCCATACAGGGGTCGGTGCGCCGCAGCCGTTCCAGCACCTCCGCCGCCGGGCTGAATTCACGCAGGAAGCGCAGGCCATCAATACCCAGGTACGGATTGATCTGCGCCTGAGTCGCCACAGCGCCGACATGCGCCGCCGCGTGGGTTAGCAACTTGCCCACAGCGGGCATGGCGGTGGCAGCGGCCACGCCGAACTGGCCGGTGCGCGGGCAGCGGGCGACGATGGAAAAGGTCATGGGCGTGCTCTCTGGATTCGTCAGAGCTTAGGCCCGGGCCGAGCGGCAAACGTTCAGAGCGGGCGGCTCACTCCGGCAATTCGGCACTGACCTTGATCGCCGAGTACCAGGCCGTGACCGCTGCGATGTCCTCGTCGCTCAGCCCGGAGGCGATGACACTCATCTGCGGATGCTTGCGCTCACCGGAGCGGAAGGCCTGCAGCTGCCGCGCCAGGTACAGCTCGCCGTTGCCGGCCAGGTTCGGTGCATCGGCGACCTTGGCGATGCCATCGATGCCATGGCACGCCGCGCACATCTTGGCCTTGGCCTTGGCAGCGCTCAGATCGGCCGCCAGCGCCGGAAGGCAGGCGCTGCCCGGCAGCAGTGCAAGCACCAGACACAGCCACCGCTTGAAATCCATCGACATGCAGGAATCCTCCAATAGCGCCGGCCCGCGCGAACGGCAGGCCGGCGCGACGGCTCACTTGCCCTGGTAGGAGATGCGGTAGATGGCCCCGGCGGTGTCGTCGCTGACCAGCAGCGAGCCGTCCTTGAGCTGCGCGACATCGACGATGCGGCCGTAGTACTCGCCGGTTTCCTCGTCCAGCCAGCCTTCAGCGAAGGGCACCGTCTCACCGGACGGACCGCTGCCATCGGCGGCAAACGGGGTGAACATCACCCGTGCGCCAGCCGGCACGGTGCGGTTCCAGCTGCCGCGCTGGGCACTGAACAGGCCGCCGCGGTATTGCTCGGGAAACTGCTTGCCGGTGTAGAACATCAGGCCCATGTCGGCGGCGTGAGCAATGGTCTCCACCACCGGCGGGGTCAGGCCCTCGGGCGGGGTCTCGTCGGCGTACTCGTTAGTGCGCACCTGACCACCGCCGTACCAGGGCATGCCGAACTTCATTCCTGCCTTGGGCGCACGATTGATCTCGCCCGGCGGCGTGTCGTCGCCCATGCCGTCGACCTGGTTATCGGTGAACCACAGCTCCTTCGTCGTCGGGTGATAGGTGATGCCCACCGAGTTGCGCACACCGGTGGCGTAGACCTCGCGCTTGCTGCCGTCACGCTCCATGCGCACGATGCCGCCGATGCCGTGCTTGGCGTACAGATCGAGCTTGTCCTTGGGCGGCACGTTGTGTGGCTGGCCGAGGGAGATGGTGAGCTTGTTGTCCGGACTGATGGCACAGACCCGCGCGCCGTGGTTGTAGCTTTCCTCGTCCTTGGGGATCAGCTCGCCGGTCGGCACCACGATGTCAGCCGCCACGTCCGGCCCTTCGTAGAAGAACTCGGCGGCCGGGAACACCAGCACGCGGTTGTGCTCGGCGACGAAGAGAAAGCCGTCCGGGCTGAAGCAGGGGCCGGGCTGGGTGAAGGAAATTGCTGGAGCGAAGCGCTTCACCTCGTCGGCGGTGCGGTTCTTGGTGCGGTCGGTGACCGCCCACAGATCGATCTTGCGGGTGCCGACGAAGACCACCCCGCTGGACGGCCCGACTGCCATATGACGGGCATCGGGGACCACGGCGTAGAGATCGATGCGAAAACCCTCGGGCAGCTTGATGCGCTTGAGGTTGTCACGGATGGCGTCGGCGGTGGGTCCATCCTGGGGGATGGTCTTCATGTCCAGCGACTGGCCGGTGGTCTTCATCGAGCGCATGCGCTCAAGGGCTTCATCACTGGTCGGCGCTGCAATCGCAGCGGCGCAGCTCATCGCGAGCAGGGCGCTCAGGGTCAGGCGAAAGGTCTTCATGGCACGCACCTCGGGGCACCGCCACGTGGGGCGGTCATCTTGTTGTTATGGCGTTCCCGGCGACGAGCTGCGCACCGGGCATGCGGCTAGCTGCCTGCTTCAGCGTAGCGGCCGCCTGGCCATTTACCACTTGAGGTGCCCTGCGGTGTGGATCAGCCCTGGCGCAGCGAAAGGCCCTTGAGGAAATTGCGCAGCAGCTGATCGCCGCAGGCGCGATAGTTGCTGTGGCCGGGCTTGCGGAACAGTGCGCCGAGTTCGGATTTCGACAGCTGCAGATCGGCGGCATGCAGGATCGCCTGCAGGTCTTCGTCGCGCAGCTCGAAGGCCACCCGCAGTTTTTTCAGGATCTGGTTGTTGCTGACCGGCAGCTCCAGCGGCGGCGCCGGGCGGCTTTCGTCCTTGCCACGCTTGAAATAGATCAGCCCGTCGAGAAAACGCGTCATCGCCTCGTCGGGGCATTCCTGATAGCCGTCCTCGTCCTCGCGGCTAAGCCAGGCACGAACCTCGGCCTCGGCAACCGTGCAGCCACCCAACGCGGCGATTTCGGCCATCTGCGCATCACTGACCTTGAGGGTGTAGCGCAGGCTGCGCAGGACGTCGTTATTGAGCATGTTCGCTCCTCACTGAGAAAAGGCCGGCAGTGTGCGCTTTCGAGCGCCCTGCGGCGAGTCCGATCAACCGTCTTCGCGCTCGCCGAGACGGCGGTACAGCGTGCGCCGGCCAATGCCGAGCAAGGCCGCGGCGCGGCGCTTGTTGCCGTCCACCAGCTTGAGCACGTGCTCGATATAACGCTGCTCCAGCTCCTCCAGAGTCGGCAGCAGCGGGCCATCACTGAGCTGGGCGAGCAGTTCGGCGCCGGCACTGCGGGCGTTGTCATCACGATAGTCGGCGATGCGACTGGGCAGGTGCTCCAGCTCGATGCTGCGCCCGTGGCAGAAGGTCACCGCGCGTTCGATGGCGTTCTGCAATTCGCGCACGTTGCCGGGGAAGGGATAGCGCCGCAGTTGTGCCAGCACTGCCGGTGCCAGGCCGCGCACCGGCCGCCCGCTGCGCGCGGCGAAGTGGGCGACGAAGCCGGCGGCCAGCAGTTCGAGGTCCTCCTCGCGATCACGCAGCGGCGGCACCTGCAGGATGAAGGTTTCCAGACGGAAGAACAGGTCCTCGCGGAACGCCTCGCGGCCGGCCTCGGTTTCCAGCGGGCGATTGCTGGCGGCGATGATGCGCACATCAACCGTCAACTCACGCTCGGCACCCACCGGACGGATCGTGCCTTCCTGCAGCACACGCAGGAGTTTGGCCTGCAGCGGCAGCGGCATTTCGCCAATCTCGTCGAGAAACAGCGTGCCGCCGTCGGCCTGCTGGAACAGACCCTTGTGCGCGCGATTGGCGCCAGTGAAGGCGCCAGCGACATGGCCGAAGAATTCGCTTTCCAGCAATTCGGCCGGCAGCCCGGCGCAGTTGATCGCAAGGAATGGCCCTTTGGCACGTTCGCTTTCCGCATGCACGGCACGGGCGACCAGCTCCTTGCCGGTGCCGCTCTCGCCGATCACCAGCACCGGCCCCTCGGCGCGGGCAAGTTGGCGGATCTGGTCGAACAAGCCGCGCATCACCCGGCTGCGGCCGAGCATTCCGTGGAAGCGATCATCACTGAGCAGCTGCTGGAAGCGCCGTACCTCATCGCGCAGGCGCCGCGTCTCCAGCGCACGGGCCACCGCCAGGGCGAAGTGCTCGAGGTCCAGCGGCTTGGTGAGGAACTCGTCGGCACCTTCCTTGAGCGCCGCCACCGCCTGCTGGATGCTGCCGAACGCGGTGATCACCAGGAATGCCGGCGCGGCCTGCATGCTCTTCACCCGCCGCAGCAGCGCCATGCCATCGGCACCGGGCAGGCGCAGGTCGCTGACCACCAGCGCCGGTTCCCAGCTTTCCAGCGAGCCCACCGCCTCCTCCGCGCTCGCCAGCGCACGCACCTGTAAGCCGCGGTCTTCCAGCTCCTCGACCAGCAACTGGCGCAGGCTGTCATCGTCCTCGACCAGCAGCACCCGCTCCTGCGTCACCTCAGTCATGCTCGACCTCCTCGTCGATCAATGGCAGTGCGATACGGAAGGCCGCGCCCGGCAGGCTGCCGTCGACCAGTTCGATACGTCCACCACACTCGCTGACCACGCCATGGGCCACTGCCAGCCCCAGCCCACTGCCCTCGCCCACCGGCTTGGTGGTAAAGAACGGCTCGAACAGCGCCGCACGGTTTGCCTCGGCCACACCCGGGCCGTCGTCTTCCACCTGCAGCAGCAGCTCGTCTCCCTCGCGCCACCAGCTCAGCCGCACCAGCCCACCAGGGCTCGCCTGAGCGGCATT
Protein-coding regions in this window:
- the fdhF gene encoding formate dehydrogenase subunit alpha, with the translated sequence MQVVPSICTFCGVGCGLGLRVEGGRVVGVEPQPGHPVSAGQLCAKGWASGFAIDAGNRLHMPLIKEHGRFREASWEEALALVASEFRAALDAAGPAAVGVISCAHATNEDNYAAQKFARAVLGTANIDHCARICHSPSVAGLSRTLGSGAMTNSIADIDEAELILVIGADVTENHAMIGARMLRAQARGARLIVVDPRRTRLARLADQHVQLRVGSNIALLNGLLHIIFANGWEDREFLACRCDNEAALRAHVRDLTPEITSAQTGVPVLALIELARAYSQAQRAFIAYGMGITQFQSGTHNVIAVADLALVCGQLGRPGSGVNPLRGQNNVQGACDMGCLPDVYPGYQKVADAAIRAKFARAWGVAQPPAPGLTSLGMSEAALSGDFRALMVLGEELVITDPDQHKLARALQALDFLVVVELTMSETARYADVVLPAASFAEKDGTFSNCERRMQLLRKAIEPPGQARADWQILAALAERMGYDGMRWADAEAVFAEMAALSPIFSAISHARLAQCGGLQWPCDAEHPDGTAILHRQCFPRGRAQLLPVSQVEPDECPDADYPFCFTTQRLHFHYGGGAMTRKSPLLEREIPAGLLFIHPQDAVRLGLGEAQGVRVASRRGALETRAHLTDDVPPGTVAMPYHFREAPCNRLTNSAQDPISHMPELKACAVALTPLAPGQAPRIELERPREADHAGL
- a CDS encoding c-type cytochrome, whose product is MSMDFKRWLCLVLALLPGSACLPALAADLSAAKAKAKMCAACHGIDGIAKVADAPNLAGNGELYLARQLQAFRSGERKHPQMSVIASGLSDEDIAAVTAWYSAIKVSAELPE
- a CDS encoding PQQ-dependent sugar dehydrogenase, whose translation is MKTFRLTLSALLAMSCAAAIAAPTSDEALERMRSMKTTGQSLDMKTIPQDGPTADAIRDNLKRIKLPEGFRIDLYAVVPDARHMAVGPSSGVVFVGTRKIDLWAVTDRTKNRTADEVKRFAPAISFTQPGPCFSPDGFLFVAEHNRVLVFPAAEFFYEGPDVAADIVVPTGELIPKDEESYNHGARVCAISPDNKLTISLGQPHNVPPKDKLDLYAKHGIGGIVRMERDGSKREVYATGVRNSVGITYHPTTKELWFTDNQVDGMGDDTPPGEINRAPKAGMKFGMPWYGGGQVRTNEYADETPPEGLTPPVVETIAHAADMGLMFYTGKQFPEQYRGGLFSAQRGSWNRTVPAGARVMFTPFAADGSGPSGETVPFAEGWLDEETGEYYGRIVDVAQLKDGSLLVSDDTAGAIYRISYQGK
- a CDS encoding sigma-54-dependent transcriptional regulator, giving the protein MTEVTQERVLLVEDDDSLRQLLVEELEDRGLQVRALASAEEAVGSLESWEPALVVSDLRLPGADGMALLRRVKSMQAAPAFLVITAFGSIQQAVAALKEGADEFLTKPLDLEHFALAVARALETRRLRDEVRRFQQLLSDDRFHGMLGRSRVMRGLFDQIRQLARAEGPVLVIGESGTGKELVARAVHAESERAKGPFLAINCAGLPAELLESEFFGHVAGAFTGANRAHKGLFQQADGGTLFLDEIGEMPLPLQAKLLRVLQEGTIRPVGAERELTVDVRIIAASNRPLETEAGREAFREDLFFRLETFILQVPPLRDREEDLELLAAGFVAHFAARSGRPVRGLAPAVLAQLRRYPFPGNVRELQNAIERAVTFCHGRSIELEHLPSRIADYRDDNARSAGAELLAQLSDGPLLPTLEELEQRYIEHVLKLVDGNKRRAAALLGIGRRTLYRRLGEREDG
- a CDS encoding DUF1456 family protein, whose product is MLNNDVLRSLRYTLKVSDAQMAEIAALGGCTVAEAEVRAWLSREDEDGYQECPDEAMTRFLDGLIYFKRGKDESRPAPPLELPVSNNQILKKLRVAFELRDEDLQAILHAADLQLSKSELGALFRKPGHSNYRACGDQLLRNFLKGLSLRQG
- a CDS encoding DUF1028 domain-containing protein, giving the protein MTFSIVARCPRTGQFGVAAATAMPAVGKLLTHAAAHVGAVATQAQINPYLGIDGLRFLREFSPAAEVLERLRRTDPCMELRQCAVVDNQGRTACWTGERCLPWAGSIAGEQFCVQGNRLKGREVLEAACEAYVGSAHLPLVERLMAALAAGDAQGGDRHGESSATVYVVDQEQYPLWDIRVDHHPDPFAELHRLHDVFAREVVPEILAMPTRANPAGAAGEEII